In Rutidosis leptorrhynchoides isolate AG116_Rl617_1_P2 chromosome 2, CSIRO_AGI_Rlap_v1, whole genome shotgun sequence, one genomic interval encodes:
- the LOC139894013 gene encoding uncharacterized protein: MAAATAATKLTSGLFSAPYIRRKPPTPSSSHHHNAQHVKPITLSIRRITCKAADVSSSSSGVSEDRRNWIPVVPLSALPKGERRVIIQDGETILLLWYKDEVFAIENRSPAEGAYSEGLINAKLTQDGCIMCPSTDSTFDLRNGSIKEWFPKNPVLRVLTPALRDLFVYPVKIDGENIYISIGGSAPPDASAELVFSGMSKPGITASDVNVDEVRMVVDEGSGGFGFTKKNELINGKAAIIGFLLLLDFELLTGKGILKGTGFLDFLYAVNNTFN, translated from the exons ATGGCCGCCGCAACGGCCGCCACCAAGCTTACCTCCGGCCTCTTCTCCGCCCCGTACATCCGCCGGAAACCACCAACACCATCATCGTCACACCATCACAATGCTCAACATGTAAAACCTATAACCTTATCCATCAGAAGAATAACGTGCAAAGCAGCAGATGTTTCGTCATCGTCGTCTGGTGTGTCGGAAGATAGACGGAACTGGATTCCGGTAGTGCCGTTGTCGGCGTTACCGAAAGGTGAACGGCGAGTGATAATACAAGACGGTGAAACGATATTGTTGTTATGGTATAAAGATGAAGTGTTTGCTATTGAAAATAGATCACCTGCTGAAGGTGCTTATAGTGAAGGATTGATTAATGCTAAACTCACTCAG GATGGCTGTATAATGTGTCCATCAACTGATAGCACATTTGATTTGAGAAACGGGTCGATAAAAGAATGGTTTCCAAAAAATCCTGTTTTGAGAGTGCTTACACCTGCATTGAGGGATTTATTTGTTTATCCTGTTAAAATTGATGGTGAAAACATTTACATAAGCATCGGTGGATCTGCACCGCCTGATGCATCTGCAGAACTTGTGTTTAGTGGGATGTCGAAACCTGGTATAACTGCATCAGATGTTAACGTGGATGAG gtAAGAATGGTGGTTGATGAAGGCTCGGGAGGATTTGGTTTCACGAAAAAGAACGAACTGATAAACGGAAAAGCAGCTATAATTGGGTTCCTGTTGCTGTTAGATTTTGAACTTTTGACCGGTAAAGGCATCCTTAAAGGCACAGGCTTCTTAGACTTTCTTTATGCTGTTAACAACACTTTTAACTAA